The following are from one region of the Hydrogenimonas sp. SS33 genome:
- the serA gene encoding phosphoglycerate dehydrogenase: protein MKKHVIMVCDHIHESGLQMLASQPDIEYINVADLPKDELLKVVGKADVVITRSSTEVNQAFLEAATNLKALVRAGVGVDNVDIEGCSKRGIIVMNVPTANTIAAVELTMAHMLACMRAFPYAHNDLKLDRIWKREKWYGYELKDKKLGIIGFGNIGSRVGMRAKAFEMDVITYDPYIDPAKATDLGVEYTTNFDDILACDVITIHTPKTQETIGMIGKEEIAKMKDGVVLINCARGGLYDEEALYEGLKSGKVRFAGIDVFVKEPATDNPLLDLDNITVTPHLGANTHESQYKIATQAAQQALDAARGISYPNALNLPIRENEIPEYAKAYLELIQKIGFLAAQANRGPIKSLKVTGEGEIGEFVDSLATFAAVGALKESLGETINYVNADFVAKERGIEIRKEKTPARGAFKNRVALKLTSENGVIEISGTIFNDNVQRIVEINGFALDVEPKGRMILFKNTDVPGVIGDVGHILAKHHVNISDFRLGRDKSSGMALAVIIVDNDVSEEVLKELDDLEASVYVKYVIL from the coding sequence ATGAAAAAGCACGTCATAATGGTATGCGACCACATTCACGAAAGCGGCCTGCAGATGCTCGCATCCCAGCCGGATATCGAGTATATCAACGTGGCGGACCTTCCCAAAGACGAACTGCTGAAAGTGGTCGGCAAAGCCGATGTCGTCATTACCCGCAGTTCGACGGAGGTCAACCAGGCATTTCTTGAGGCGGCGACCAATCTGAAAGCCCTGGTCCGGGCAGGCGTCGGGGTGGACAATGTGGATATCGAGGGGTGCAGCAAGCGCGGTATCATCGTCATGAATGTCCCCACCGCCAACACCATCGCCGCGGTGGAGCTGACGATGGCCCACATGCTCGCCTGCATGCGTGCCTTTCCCTATGCCCACAACGACCTGAAGCTCGACCGCATCTGGAAGCGGGAGAAGTGGTACGGGTATGAACTGAAGGACAAAAAACTGGGGATTATCGGTTTCGGTAACATCGGTAGCCGTGTCGGCATGCGCGCCAAGGCTTTCGAGATGGACGTCATTACCTACGACCCCTACATCGACCCCGCCAAAGCGACGGATCTGGGTGTCGAGTATACGACAAACTTCGACGACATTCTCGCCTGCGACGTCATTACGATCCATACGCCCAAGACGCAGGAGACGATCGGTATGATCGGCAAAGAGGAGATCGCGAAGATGAAGGACGGGGTTGTGCTCATCAACTGCGCGCGGGGCGGTCTGTATGACGAAGAGGCCCTCTACGAAGGACTCAAAAGCGGCAAAGTCCGTTTTGCCGGTATCGACGTTTTCGTCAAGGAACCCGCCACCGACAATCCGCTGCTCGATCTTGACAATATCACCGTCACCCCCCACCTGGGCGCCAACACCCATGAATCCCAGTACAAAATCGCCACTCAGGCGGCCCAGCAGGCGCTGGATGCGGCGCGGGGCATCAGCTATCCCAACGCCCTCAACCTGCCGATTCGGGAGAACGAGATTCCCGAATATGCCAAAGCCTACCTCGAACTGATCCAGAAGATCGGATTTCTGGCGGCCCAGGCGAACCGCGGGCCGATCAAATCGCTCAAAGTCACCGGGGAAGGGGAGATCGGCGAATTCGTCGATTCACTCGCCACTTTCGCGGCAGTGGGCGCGCTGAAGGAATCTCTGGGAGAGACCATCAACTACGTCAATGCCGACTTCGTCGCCAAAGAGCGGGGTATCGAAATCCGCAAAGAGAAAACGCCGGCCAGAGGTGCTTTCAAAAACCGGGTCGCCCTGAAACTCACATCCGAAAACGGCGTCATCGAAATCTCCGGTACCATCTTCAACGACAATGTCCAGCGCATCGTCGAAATCAACGGGTTCGCCCTCGATGTGGAGCCCAAAGGGCGCATGATCCTCTTCAAAAATACGGATGTGCCGGGCGTCATAGGCGATGTGGGACACATTCTGGCGAAACACCACGTCAACATTTCCGATTTCCGCCTCGGGCGGGACAAAAGCTCGGGCATGGCGCTGGCGGTGATTATCGTTGACAACGACGTGAGCGAAGAGGTCCTCAAGGAACTCGACGATCTCGAAGCTTCCGTCTATGTGAAATACGTCATTCTCTAA
- a CDS encoding 30S ribosomal protein S1 — translation MDKASMEEFENMEEDFASMLDAFEKKEQGGSITDGVIVEIRESDNQALVDVGRKQEAAVNLDELKDEEGNLRFNVGDTIPVVITGYRNERPQASYQKAIRKANVRKFIEEHENEAENMVVEGKVYRKNRGGYFVITDDNVEFFMPMSQAAFAQGKNPIGKEIKAVVLKMDKDRDSIVVSRRKYLDQQRKQRKEIVEKLMEEDKVVTGTIKKITSYGMFVDVGGVEGLVHYSEISYKGPVNPANLYEEGDQVEVKAIAYDPKKRHLSLSIKQTMPDPWEEIIEQLEEGDAIKVTVSNIEPYGAFVDLGNDIEGFLHVSEVSWDKNISNPKEYLNVGDEIDVEVIEINPETRRLRVSYKNLQPKPFEEFVREYKEGDVVKGTVTSTTDFGAFVRIGKVEGLLHNQDISWEKGAKAKDLFKKGDEVEVKIIKIDPEQERISLSRKALEESPIDRFAKEHKVGDIVQGKVRDVKDFGVFVELEDGVDALIRKEDVAPLNMEELQKGDDIEGVIVMLDPASNKIRLSVRRLERQKERDALNQFNESEDRLTIGDIIKDQL, via the coding sequence ATGGACAAGGCCTCAATGGAAGAGTTCGAAAACATGGAGGAAGACTTCGCGTCGATGCTCGACGCGTTTGAGAAAAAGGAGCAGGGCGGAAGTATAACGGACGGTGTGATCGTAGAGATTCGCGAAAGCGACAATCAGGCGCTGGTCGATGTGGGCCGCAAACAGGAAGCAGCCGTCAATCTCGACGAGCTGAAAGATGAAGAGGGGAACCTCAGATTCAACGTGGGCGACACCATTCCCGTCGTCATCACCGGCTACAGGAACGAGCGTCCGCAGGCCTCCTATCAGAAGGCGATCCGCAAGGCGAATGTGCGCAAATTCATCGAAGAGCATGAAAACGAAGCGGAAAACATGGTCGTCGAAGGGAAAGTCTACCGCAAAAACCGCGGCGGCTATTTCGTCATTACCGACGACAATGTGGAGTTTTTCATGCCTATGAGCCAGGCGGCTTTCGCCCAGGGAAAAAACCCGATCGGCAAAGAGATCAAGGCGGTCGTTCTGAAGATGGACAAAGACCGCGACTCCATCGTCGTCTCCCGACGAAAGTACCTCGACCAGCAGCGCAAACAGCGCAAAGAGATCGTCGAGAAGCTGATGGAGGAGGACAAGGTCGTCACCGGTACCATCAAAAAGATCACCAGCTACGGCATGTTCGTCGACGTCGGCGGTGTCGAAGGGCTGGTCCACTACAGTGAAATCAGCTACAAAGGGCCCGTCAACCCCGCCAACCTTTACGAAGAGGGTGACCAGGTGGAGGTCAAGGCGATCGCCTACGATCCGAAGAAACGACATCTCTCCCTCTCGATCAAACAGACCATGCCTGATCCGTGGGAAGAGATCATCGAGCAGCTGGAAGAGGGCGACGCCATCAAGGTCACCGTCAGCAATATCGAACCCTACGGCGCCTTCGTCGATCTGGGGAACGATATCGAAGGGTTCCTGCATGTCTCCGAAGTCTCCTGGGACAAGAATATCAGCAACCCGAAAGAGTACCTCAATGTGGGTGACGAAATCGATGTCGAAGTGATCGAGATCAATCCCGAAACCCGCCGTCTGCGCGTCTCCTACAAAAATCTCCAGCCCAAACCCTTCGAAGAGTTCGTCAGGGAGTACAAAGAGGGGGATGTGGTCAAGGGAACCGTCACCTCCACCACCGATTTCGGCGCCTTCGTGCGCATCGGCAAAGTCGAAGGATTGCTCCACAACCAGGATATCTCCTGGGAAAAAGGGGCGAAAGCGAAGGATCTCTTCAAGAAGGGTGACGAAGTCGAGGTCAAGATCATCAAGATCGATCCGGAGCAGGAGCGCATCAGCCTCAGCAGAAAGGCACTGGAAGAGAGCCCCATCGACCGCTTCGCCAAAGAGCACAAGGTGGGCGACATCGTCCAGGGCAAAGTGAGAGACGTCAAAGATTTCGGCGTCTTTGTCGAACTGGAAGACGGCGTCGATGCGCTCATCAGAAAAGAGGATGTCGCGCCTTTGAACATGGAGGAGCTGCAGAAGGGTGACGACATCGAGGGTGTCATTGTCATGCTCGATCCAGCCTCCAACAAGATCCGCCTCTCCGTCCGACGCCTCGAGCGCCAGAAAGAACGGGATGCACTCAACCAATTCAACGAGAGTGAAGATCGTCTGACGATCGGAGACATCATCAAAGATCAACTCTGA
- a CDS encoding 4-hydroxy-3-methylbut-2-enyl diphosphate reductase, translated as MEIELAQSYGFCFGVKRAIKIAQEHPGSSTLGPLIHNNMEIERLKKDFNVSLATTLDDVKPGQATVIRTHGIPKNDLKKLKAKGGEVIDATCPFVTKPQQIVEEMSAQGYDVVIFGDVNHPEIKGVMSYASGPVYAVLSVEELAQLRLKERVALVAQTTRKIEEYNKIVTYLVPRHKEVRVFNTICNATFENQDAARELAQRADVMIVIGGKQSSNTKQLYTICKQYCPDSYHIESAAELDPAWFEGKKLCGVTAGASTPEWIIEEIIGKIREFKV; from the coding sequence ATGGAAATAGAACTGGCGCAGAGCTACGGCTTCTGCTTTGGGGTCAAGCGGGCCATCAAGATCGCCCAGGAGCATCCGGGAAGTTCCACGCTGGGGCCGCTGATCCACAACAACATGGAGATCGAACGGCTCAAAAAGGATTTCAACGTCTCTTTGGCGACGACGCTGGATGACGTGAAGCCGGGCCAGGCGACCGTCATACGGACCCACGGGATTCCCAAGAACGACCTCAAAAAGCTCAAAGCGAAGGGGGGCGAAGTGATCGACGCCACCTGCCCCTTCGTCACCAAGCCCCAGCAGATTGTGGAAGAGATGAGTGCCCAGGGGTATGACGTGGTCATATTCGGGGATGTGAACCATCCGGAGATCAAAGGGGTCATGAGTTACGCTTCGGGTCCGGTGTATGCGGTTTTGAGTGTGGAAGAGCTGGCGCAACTGCGCCTGAAGGAGAGAGTGGCGCTGGTGGCCCAGACGACGCGGAAGATCGAAGAGTACAACAAGATCGTCACCTACCTCGTTCCCCGGCACAAGGAGGTGAGGGTTTTCAACACGATCTGCAACGCCACCTTCGAAAACCAGGATGCGGCGAGGGAACTGGCGCAGCGGGCGGATGTGATGATCGTCATCGGCGGAAAGCAGTCCTCCAACACCAAACAGCTCTATACGATCTGCAAACAGTACTGCCCCGATTCCTACCATATCGAGAGTGCGGCGGAGCTGGATCCCGCATGGTTCGAGGGGAAAAAACTGTGCGGCGTGACGGCCGGTGCCTCCACGCCGGAATGGATCATCGAAGAGATTATTGGAAAAATAAGAGAATTTAAAGTATAA
- the aroA gene encoding 3-phosphoshikimate 1-carboxyvinyltransferase — MKRLEVKGKGAFDFVCSEIASDKSISHRCAMFSLLSDRPSRVRNYLKAEDTLNTLAIVRQLGATVKEEGDEMVITPPESLKEPEDVLDCGNSGTAMRLFCGFLSSLKGHYVLTGDKYLRRRPMKRVVKPLREIGAKMDGREKGNLAPLCIRGESLRAFHYESPIASAQVKSAMILAALRADGVSTYKEPELSRDHTERMLRGMGANIESWDTITVEPLRGPLDPLEISVPADPSSGFFFAVAAAIVPGSRVVIENVTLNPTRIEAYRVLERMGARVELVEKENRYEPIGDIVVSYSGRLKGVEVSERIAWLIDELPALAIAMATAEGESLVRNAAELRVKESDRITCVMQGLRACGIETEEFEDGYRIIGGTLKSAEVDSCGDHRIAMSFAIAGLVADMKISDVACIETSFPNFTVLLSKIAEVKEWK; from the coding sequence ATGAAGCGGCTGGAGGTGAAAGGAAAGGGGGCTTTCGATTTTGTCTGCAGCGAAATCGCCAGTGACAAGTCGATCTCCCACCGCTGTGCCATGTTCTCTCTGCTTTCCGACCGGCCGAGCCGGGTCCGCAACTATCTGAAAGCCGAAGATACGCTCAATACGCTGGCCATCGTCCGGCAGCTGGGGGCGACGGTGAAAGAGGAGGGAGACGAGATGGTCATCACGCCCCCCGAATCGCTGAAGGAGCCGGAGGACGTGCTCGACTGCGGCAACTCCGGTACGGCGATGCGGCTTTTCTGCGGTTTTCTGAGCTCCCTGAAAGGCCATTACGTCCTCACCGGCGACAAATACCTGCGCCGACGCCCCATGAAACGGGTCGTCAAGCCGTTGCGGGAGATCGGGGCGAAGATGGACGGCCGCGAAAAGGGAAACCTGGCGCCGCTCTGTATCCGCGGAGAGTCACTCAGGGCTTTCCATTATGAAAGCCCCATCGCCTCGGCACAGGTCAAGAGCGCCATGATACTGGCGGCCCTTCGGGCCGACGGCGTCTCCACCTACAAGGAGCCCGAACTGAGCCGCGACCATACGGAGCGGATGCTGCGAGGCATGGGGGCCAATATCGAGAGCTGGGATACCATTACCGTCGAACCGCTCAGGGGGCCGCTGGACCCTCTGGAGATCTCCGTACCGGCGGACCCCTCCAGCGGCTTCTTTTTCGCTGTGGCGGCGGCCATCGTTCCCGGTAGCCGGGTCGTCATAGAGAATGTCACGCTCAACCCGACACGGATCGAAGCCTATCGGGTACTGGAGAGGATGGGTGCGCGGGTGGAACTGGTGGAGAAGGAGAACCGCTACGAACCCATCGGCGACATCGTTGTCAGCTACAGCGGACGTCTCAAAGGGGTGGAAGTCTCGGAGAGGATCGCCTGGCTCATCGACGAGCTGCCGGCTTTGGCCATCGCCATGGCGACGGCGGAGGGGGAGAGCCTGGTGCGAAACGCCGCGGAACTCCGTGTGAAGGAGTCGGACCGGATCACCTGCGTGATGCAGGGACTTCGGGCCTGTGGCATCGAGACGGAGGAGTTCGAAGACGGGTACAGGATCATCGGCGGCACGCTCAAAAGCGCCGAAGTCGACAGCTGCGGGGACCACCGCATCGCCATGAGCTTCGCTATTGCGGGCCTGGTGGCCGATATGAAGATATCGGATGTGGCGTGCATCGAAACCTCTTTTCCCAATTTCACGGTGCTGCTGTCGAAGATCGCGGAGGTGAAGGAATGGAAATAG